In Myxococcales bacterium, the following proteins share a genomic window:
- a CDS encoding ribbon-helix-helix protein, CopG family → MAKQGISLRIESDQIDELDHLAKVSKRDRSFIITEAIEAYLEITRWQRKHIIASMAQADRGEFASAKEVAKALKKWG, encoded by the coding sequence ATGGCCAAGCAAGGAATCTCACTGCGCATCGAAAGCGACCAAATCGACGAGCTCGACCATTTGGCCAAAGTGTCCAAGCGGGACCGCTCTTTCATCATTACGGAGGCCATCGAAGCCTACTTGGAGATCACCAGATGGCAACGTAAACATATTATTGCGTCAATGGCTCAAGCCGATCGAGGCGAGTTTGCATCTGCCAAGGAAGTAGCCAAGGCGCTTAAGAAATGGGGTTGA
- a CDS encoding transposase — protein sequence MASQPAMLSAVLTALMQEVFNYQRRVARRMSVTSPQPGAIAFVQRFGSSLNLHPHIHAIVPDVVFVRADGDRLAQIPIPPPSHGDLEHLAHRMAIRVHRLFERALQRGPLAVQAAGADADDEQAALTASLAEAMPRQLAFDAGHEGDSADVKRPPARQQPDAAYVGGVSLHISQALPTNKRDRLERLLRYGARPPLASSRLTQTPSGKVAYELRRRGHTGQTHVVLEPVAFLRRLAALMPPPRVHMLRFFGVFAPRHAFRGEIATLAAQAADAPRIEPTQPQTARNTAPARYRWAQLLARVFADDLTRCQRPGCAGKVRVIAEIIDPDVIAKILSHLGLSDTAPATSAARALPPAPGWAWASP from the coding sequence ATGGCGTCGCAGCCCGCCATGCTCTCCGCTGTCCTCACCGCGCTGATGCAAGAGGTGTTCAATTATCAACGCCGCGTCGCTCGTCGCATGAGCGTGACGTCGCCGCAGCCAGGCGCCATTGCATTTGTGCAGCGCTTTGGATCATCACTCAATTTGCACCCGCATATTCATGCCATCGTGCCGGACGTGGTGTTTGTGCGTGCCGATGGCGACAGGCTCGCGCAGATACCAATTCCACCGCCTTCGCATGGGGACCTGGAACATCTTGCGCATCGCATGGCCATCCGCGTGCATCGGCTCTTCGAGCGCGCACTGCAACGCGGGCCACTTGCCGTGCAAGCCGCGGGCGCTGACGCCGACGATGAGCAAGCCGCACTCACCGCCTCGCTTGCGGAGGCCATGCCGCGTCAACTTGCGTTTGATGCCGGTCATGAGGGTGACAGCGCCGACGTGAAACGACCGCCGGCTCGCCAGCAGCCGGATGCCGCGTACGTTGGCGGCGTCTCGCTACACATTAGCCAGGCGTTACCTACGAACAAGCGCGACCGCCTTGAGCGCTTGCTTCGATATGGAGCCCGGCCACCTCTCGCTTCGTCGCGCCTTACCCAAACGCCTAGCGGCAAGGTCGCCTATGAACTGCGCCGCCGGGGCCACACCGGCCAAACCCATGTGGTCTTGGAACCCGTGGCCTTCTTGCGCCGGCTCGCCGCGCTCATGCCGCCTCCGCGCGTCCACATGCTGCGCTTCTTTGGCGTGTTTGCGCCGCGGCATGCGTTTCGCGGTGAAATAGCCACGCTTGCAGCGCAAGCTGCTGACGCGCCGCGTATCGAGCCGACCCAGCCGCAGACCGCACGCAACACCGCCCCGGCCCGCTACCGCTGGGCTCAGCTCCTTGCCCGCGTCTTTGCCGATGACCTCACGCGCTGCCAGCGCCCTGGCTGTGCCGGCAAGGTCCGCGTCATTGCCGAGATCATCGACCCCGACGTCATCGCCAAGATTCTCAGTCACCTAGGGCTAAGCGACACGGCGCCCGCCACATCGGCAGCCCGCGCTCTGCCGCCAGCACCCGGTTGGGCATGGGCATCACCGTAG